CGCCACATACCGTGTTTGCTCGGCCAGCGCGAGTGCGGAGTTCCGTTCGAGGGATTCACGCTCGAGCACCTCTTCATCGAGAGGGAGGACCAGTTCGATGCTGTCGACGACGGCGTAATCGAGCGCGAGGGGGCGAACAAGGAGCTGGTTAAAATCAGCTCGCGCATTCACCAGGGCCGTGCGCTGGCGGAGGACGGCGGCGCGGTCCGCATTGAGGTCCAGCCGGGCCTGCCGCACCTCGAGTTCGGAGGCCGAGCCGAGGTCGCGCCGCAGCTCGGCGATCCGCATCCGCTCCTCAGAGATCTCGACGGCTTCGTCGAGCACCCGAAGCTGTTGCTGCTGGCGGGCGATGTCGTAGTAGGAAACGATGACGTCGGTGAGCACCAGCTCGGTCGTGTTTTCGGCCTGGGTCTGCTGCTGGCGGTAGAGGCCGCCGAGGCGGTCGTACACGGCGTTCCGGCCGAAGCCATCGAAAACCGTCCATTGGAGCCCGACGCCGGCCGCTTTCCGCCGCGTCAGGGCGCCATCGCGCTCGGTGACATCGCCACTCAGAAAGCGCTGGGTGGTGTTGGCCACCGTGCGGCCCACGCTGGCGTCGAAGCCAACGAACGGCAGGAAGCCGGCATTGCCGAGGCTGTAGTTGTTGGAGGCGATCGCGATGTCGTTCTGGACGATCTGGATCGCATAATTTTTTTCGAGGGCGAGGTCGATGGCTTCGCGCAGCGTGAGCACATCCTGGGCCCGGGCAGGTAGCGCGAGCACCAGGCCCAGGACTACCATAAGGAGCAATTGCTTCATGGGGTGACGGTGGGGGCGCTCTCCGTGCGCGTCTCGGTTCGAACGGGGGGGCGTCCTTGCGTACGCAGGGCATCGACGACCGCCTTGAGCTCATCGGGCCGGTTTACGGTGCGGCTGGCCAGGAATGTGTACATGGCGGGGATGACGTACAGGGTCAGGAAGGTGCCGATTAGCAGCCCGCCGATGACGGCAATGCCCATCGGCACCCGGCTTTCGGCGCCCGCGCCCAGCGCAAGCGCGATGGGTAGGATGCCGAGGATGGTCGAGATACTCGTCATCAGCACCGGGCGCAGCCGGGTGACGGCGGCGTCGTTGGCGGCTTCGGCGATCGAGAGCCCCTGCTCGCGGCGCTGGTTGGCGAATTCGACGATCAGGATGCCGTTTTTGGTTACCAGACCGATGAGCATGATCATCCCGATCTCGCTGAAGATGTTGAGGGTCTGGTCGAAGTACCAGAGCCAGAACAACGCGCCGGCAAGGGCGAGCGGCACGGTGAGCATGATCGTGAACGGATCCCGGAAGCTCTCGAATTGGGCGGCCAGTACCAGGTAGATGAGCGCGAGCGCGAGCAGGAAGACAAACAGCAGGCTCGAGGAGCTCTCCACGAAGTCGCGCGAGGGGCCGGAGAGGTCGGTCGAAAACGTGTCGTCCAGGACGCGGCCGGCGATGGCGCGCATGGCCTCGATGCCGTCGCCCATCGTGTTTCCCGGCGCCAGGCTGGCCGAGACGGTGGCGGAGACGAAGCGGTTGAACCGGTAGAGAGCCGGCGGGCTGCTTTCTTCCTGCACCTCCACGAGGTTGTCGAGTTGCACCGGCTCGCCCGAGGCGTTGCGCACAAAGAGCGACCGGAGGTCGAGCGTCTCGTCCCGATTTTCCCGTTCGACCTGCCCGATCACCTGGTACTGCTTGCCATCCATGATAAAATAGCCCAGCCGCTGCTCGCTGAAGGCCAGCTGCAGCGTCTGCGCAATGTCCAGAGCAGACACGCCGAGCGCGCGGGCGCGCTCCCGGTTGATGCTGATCCGCAACTCTGGTTTGTTGAACTTCAGGTCCACGTCCGTAAATGTAAACGTGGGGTCCTGCCGAGCCTCCTCCAGGAACTTCGGCAGGATTTCGGTGAGCTTTTCGAAACTCGGCGCCTGGATCACGAACTGGAGGGGCAGCCCGAACGAGCGCGAGCCGATGGTTTCGGGCTGGGAGACAAACGTCCGTGCACTGGTGAGGCCCTGCACCTGACCAACCAATGCGTTGGCGATTTCCTGCTGGGAGCGGTCGCGGTCGGCGGCCTCGGTGAGGGTGAGCGTCAGAAACGAGGAATTCACCGACGACGCAGCCCCAAAGCCGGGCGAGGTCACCGAGAAGACGGTCGCTGTTTCGGGCACCTGCTCGCGGACGAGGTCCGTCAGCTGGTCCACATACGCGTCCATGTACTCGAAGGTCGCTCCTTCGGGCGCCGTGGAGATCAAGCGGAGGCTGTTGCGATCCTCGAGCGGGGCAAGCTCTGTGGGCAACTGAGCAAAAAAGAATGGAATGGCGGCAAAACTGAGGAGGAGTACCGGGACCGCGAGCCACCGATGCTGCATGAACGTGTGCAGGGTGTCGCGATACCGGGTGGTCATCCCCTCGAAGAACGGCTCGGTTTTGTTATAGAACCAGGAGTGTTGGGTGCGCGCCTTGAGCAGCCGGCTGCTCAACATCGGGGTGAGTGTGAGCGCCACGAAGGAAGAGATGACGACCGAACCGCCGATGACCATCCCGAATTCCCGGAAGAGCCGGCCGGTGAGGCCGCCCAGGAAGAGGATGGGGAGGAAGACGGCGACGAGCGCTAACGTGGTCGCGATGACGGCGACGAAGATCTCGCGGGTGCCCTCGATGCCGGCCTCCAGCGGCGGCATGCCGGCTTCAATCTTGCTGTAGATGTTCTCGAGCACGACGATGGCGTCGTCGACCACCATGCCGATCGCCAGGACGATGCCCAGCATGGTCAGCACGTTGATCGAGAAGTCCAGCATGTACATGATGAAAAACGATCCGATCAGCGAAATCGGAATCACCACCGCCGGGATGATGGTCGTCCGCCAGTCGCGCAAGAAAAGGAAGATGATGAGCACGACCAGGGCGAGGGCGACAAAGATCGTCTGCTGCACCTCGCTCACGGACTCCCGGATGTAGATCGTGTTGTCGAAGCCGATGGCCAGCTCGATATCGTCTGACAACTCCCGCTCGATCTGATCCACGCGGCGGTAAAACTCGTCAATGATCGCGATGTTATTCGCCCCCGGAAGCGGCCGCAGCACGACGCCAACCATCGGGATGCCGTCGCGCTTGAGCACCGTGCGTTCGTTCAGCGGCCCCAGCTCCGCGCGGCCGATGTCCATGAGTCGGACGATCTGGCCGTCATCGTCTTTGATGATGAGGTTGTTAAACGCGTCGGGCGTTTCAAGCCGGCTCATCGTGCGGACGGTCAGCTCCACGTCTCGGCCTTCGATACGGCCGGAGGGGAGTTCGACGTTTTCGCGTGTGATGGCGTTGCGTACGTCGAGCGGCGAGAGCTTGTAGGCCGCCAGCTTCTGAGGGTCCAGCCAGAGCCGCATGGAATACACCTTGGACCCCCAGATGTCGATCGCA
The genomic region above belongs to Rhodothermales bacterium and contains:
- a CDS encoding TolC family protein, translated to MKQLLLMVVLGLVLALPARAQDVLTLREAIDLALEKNYAIQIVQNDIAIASNNYSLGNAGFLPFVGFDASVGRTVANTTQRFLSGDVTERDGALTRRKAAGVGLQWTVFDGFGRNAVYDRLGGLYRQQQTQAENTTELVLTDVIVSYYDIARQQQQLRVLDEAVEISEERMRIAELRRDLGSASELEVRQARLDLNADRAAVLRQRTALVNARADFNQLLVRPLALDYAVVDSIELVLPLDEEVLERESLERNSALALAEQTRYVAQVQLRELRAEWMPTVGVNAGLNYSDLNAETGFLLANETNDFTYGATLSLNLFDGMNRRRRGENALIQLKNAELIIEDVRTRLQSDISRSFQDYQNSLELITIERENLALARLNVDIGLDRFELGTITSIELREVQETLTRAQSLLLLAQFEAKRAETELRRLSGRLID
- a CDS encoding efflux RND transporter permease subunit, which translates into the protein MSLYSISIRRPVLAVVMSIAIVLFGMLGFFDLGVREYPAVDPPIITVATNYRGANADVIESQITEPIEESVNGISGIRTLTSVSREGRSTVTVEFDIDVDLERAANDVRDRVSRAIGNLPPDADPPIVTKADADAFPIVFLSVKSDQRNLLELTKIAEDIFKERLQTIEGVSAIDIWGSKVYSMRLWLDPQKLAAYKLSPLDVRNAITRENVELPSGRIEGRDVELTVRTMSRLETPDAFNNLIIKDDDGQIVRLMDIGRAELGPLNERTVLKRDGIPMVGVVLRPLPGANNIAIIDEFYRRVDQIERELSDDIELAIGFDNTIYIRESVSEVQQTIFVALALVVLIIFLFLRDWRTTIIPAVVIPISLIGSFFIMYMLDFSINVLTMLGIVLAIGMVVDDAIVVLENIYSKIEAGMPPLEAGIEGTREIFVAVIATTLALVAVFLPILFLGGLTGRLFREFGMVIGGSVVISSFVALTLTPMLSSRLLKARTQHSWFYNKTEPFFEGMTTRYRDTLHTFMQHRWLAVPVLLLSFAAIPFFFAQLPTELAPLEDRNSLRLISTAPEGATFEYMDAYVDQLTDLVREQVPETATVFSVTSPGFGAASSVNSSFLTLTLTEAADRDRSQQEIANALVGQVQGLTSARTFVSQPETIGSRSFGLPLQFVIQAPSFEKLTEILPKFLEEARQDPTFTFTDVDLKFNKPELRISINRERARALGVSALDIAQTLQLAFSEQRLGYFIMDGKQYQVIGQVERENRDETLDLRSLFVRNASGEPVQLDNLVEVQEESSPPALYRFNRFVSATVSASLAPGNTMGDGIEAMRAIAGRVLDDTFSTDLSGPSRDFVESSSSLLFVFLLALALIYLVLAAQFESFRDPFTIMLTVPLALAGALFWLWYFDQTLNIFSEIGMIMLIGLVTKNGILIVEFANQRREQGLSIAEAANDAAVTRLRPVLMTSISTILGILPIALALGAGAESRVPMGIAVIGGLLIGTFLTLYVIPAMYTFLASRTVNRPDELKAVVDALRTQGRPPVRTETRTESAPTVTP